A single Curtobacterium sp. MCSS17_015 DNA region contains:
- a CDS encoding iron ABC transporter permease → MTPRALRAAAVLPALAVALVVVVVAGVTLAGGSITWTGTIRSIGSHLGLPVTPLSPLADSVVWQLRLPRVLLAAAAGAGLAVCGCVLQAVTRNVLAEPYLLGISSGASTGAVLVIVLGIGAGSVTLAGGALVGGLVSFALVFALMGRDTADTSRVVLTGVVVGQLFAAVTSLVVTAWGDADATRGITYWLLGSLAAARWSSVVVCVAVVAVATAVFVLVAPALDAFAFGHDAAVSLGIDVRSLRLTVLVGAAATTAAVVAAVGAIGFVGLVVPHAARMLVGPGHRLLLPVSALGGGVFLVLADLVGRLAFAPHQIPVGVVTALIGVPVFLVVLRRGRRA, encoded by the coding sequence GTGACCCCGCGAGCGCTCCGTGCGGCGGCCGTGCTCCCCGCCCTCGCGGTCGCGCTCGTGGTCGTCGTGGTCGCCGGCGTGACCCTCGCCGGTGGCTCCATCACCTGGACCGGGACGATCCGGTCGATCGGCAGCCACCTCGGCCTGCCCGTCACCCCGCTGTCACCGCTGGCGGACTCCGTCGTCTGGCAGCTGCGCCTCCCCCGCGTCCTGTTGGCCGCAGCAGCGGGCGCGGGGCTCGCCGTGTGTGGATGCGTCCTGCAGGCAGTGACCCGCAACGTGCTCGCCGAGCCGTACCTGCTCGGGATCTCGTCGGGCGCGTCCACCGGCGCGGTGCTCGTCATCGTCCTCGGCATCGGTGCGGGCTCGGTGACCCTCGCCGGCGGAGCACTCGTCGGGGGCCTCGTGTCGTTCGCGCTGGTGTTCGCCCTGATGGGTCGGGACACGGCGGACACGAGCCGCGTGGTGCTCACCGGTGTGGTCGTCGGTCAGCTCTTCGCCGCGGTGACCTCCCTGGTCGTGACGGCGTGGGGTGACGCGGACGCCACCCGCGGCATCACCTACTGGCTGCTCGGGTCCCTGGCCGCCGCCCGGTGGTCCTCGGTCGTGGTCTGCGTCGCCGTGGTGGCCGTGGCGACGGCGGTCTTCGTGCTCGTCGCCCCCGCTCTCGACGCCTTCGCGTTCGGTCACGACGCCGCCGTGTCCCTCGGCATCGACGTCCGGTCGCTGCGCCTGACCGTCCTCGTCGGTGCGGCCGCGACGACCGCGGCGGTGGTGGCGGCCGTCGGCGCGATCGGCTTCGTCGGGCTCGTCGTGCCGCACGCCGCGCGGATGCTCGTCGGACCGGGTCACCGCCTCCTGTTGCCGGTGTCCGCCCTGGGCGGCGGCGTGTTCCTCGTGCTGGCGGACCTCGTCGGTCGCCTGGCGTTCGCGCCGCACCAGATCCCGGTCGGCGTCGTCACCGCGCTCATCGGCGTCCCGGTCTTCCTGGTCGTCCTGCGACGGGGACGACGCGCATGA
- a CDS encoding class I SAM-dependent methyltransferase: protein MTTSATPTPDETEHALRLLAAWDVQQAAYITNREQRFTIMLDVVDHVVPEGGVVLDLASGPGSISQRVLERRPDITCIALDHDPVLLELGRTALAGRRVRFVDADLWDRDWTAGLDGAVPHAVLSSTALHWLPSDVLSRVYNDLGALLAPGGVVLNADHLRHLDGRTLFEELSARDDERTQRTDRAAGALDWDQWFAEVVAAERYGRLAAERDRRFADRPPNPELSLAFHVAALQVAGFAEVGPVWQHLDDFVVLARR from the coding sequence ATGACCACGTCCGCCACACCCACCCCTGACGAGACCGAGCACGCGCTCCGACTCCTCGCCGCCTGGGACGTCCAGCAGGCCGCCTACATCACGAACCGCGAGCAGCGCTTCACGATCATGCTCGACGTCGTCGACCACGTCGTCCCCGAGGGCGGAGTCGTCCTCGACCTCGCCAGCGGACCGGGGTCGATCAGCCAGCGCGTCCTCGAACGGCGCCCGGACATCACCTGCATCGCGCTCGACCACGATCCCGTCCTCCTGGAGCTCGGGCGGACCGCGCTCGCCGGGCGCCGCGTGCGCTTCGTCGACGCCGACCTGTGGGACCGCGACTGGACCGCGGGACTCGACGGTGCGGTGCCCCACGCCGTGCTCAGTTCCACCGCACTCCACTGGTTGCCGTCCGACGTCCTCAGTCGCGTGTACAACGACCTCGGCGCGCTCCTCGCTCCCGGCGGTGTGGTGCTCAACGCCGACCACCTGCGCCACCTCGACGGTCGGACGCTGTTCGAGGAGCTCAGCGCCCGCGACGACGAGCGCACCCAGCGCACCGACCGAGCGGCGGGTGCGCTCGACTGGGACCAGTGGTTCGCCGAGGTCGTCGCCGCCGAACGGTACGGCCGGCTCGCCGCCGAGCGGGACCGTCGCTTCGCGGACCGCCCGCCGAACCCGGAGCTCAGCCTGGCGTTCCACGTCGCCGCCCTCCAGGTGGCCGGGTTCGCCGAGGTCGGGCCGGTCTGGCAGCACCTCGACGACTTCGTCGTCCTCGCCCGCCGGTGA
- a CDS encoding ABC transporter substrate-binding protein codes for MRIIISAGVVAAALVLTGCASSTSSDGPASGPTAGTTVTSCGTELSVPSPPERAVTLEQGATEVMLALGLQDRMIGTSYLTDAVAPEWSDAYAGIPVLADQYPTTEQLREADPDFVYSMRASAFASEAAGNRQELVDLGVPAYLSANDCEDQTLIPDEVGFDAILDEVSDVARVFGVEERGRALVAEQRATLDEVTAAAADTGEPSVVWLYSSVNGAPVVAGANGLADTMGSVAGATNAFADLDAQWGETSWDEIAQRDPDVIVVADLTRGLPGDSADDKIDQLRSDAVTKGLRAVQDDHLVPVPATELDPSVRSIDALETVSTALTEYSEERR; via the coding sequence ATGAGGATCATTATCAGCGCAGGGGTCGTCGCGGCTGCCCTCGTGCTCACCGGCTGCGCGAGCAGCACGTCGTCCGACGGACCGGCGTCGGGACCGACCGCGGGGACGACGGTGACCAGCTGTGGCACCGAGCTGAGCGTGCCGTCGCCGCCGGAGCGCGCGGTGACGCTGGAACAGGGCGCGACCGAGGTGATGCTCGCGCTCGGCCTGCAGGACCGGATGATCGGTACGAGCTACCTGACGGACGCCGTCGCTCCGGAGTGGTCGGACGCCTACGCGGGCATCCCCGTCCTGGCCGACCAGTACCCGACGACCGAACAGCTGCGCGAGGCCGATCCGGACTTCGTCTACTCCATGCGGGCATCGGCGTTCGCGTCGGAGGCGGCCGGGAACCGCCAGGAGCTCGTCGACCTCGGTGTCCCCGCCTACCTCTCCGCGAACGACTGCGAGGACCAGACACTCATCCCCGACGAGGTCGGCTTCGACGCGATCCTGGACGAGGTCTCCGACGTCGCCCGCGTGTTCGGCGTCGAGGAGCGCGGTCGTGCCCTCGTGGCCGAGCAGCGCGCCACGCTCGACGAGGTCACGGCCGCGGCCGCCGACACCGGAGAGCCCTCGGTCGTGTGGCTGTACTCGTCCGTGAACGGTGCGCCGGTGGTGGCCGGTGCGAACGGACTCGCCGACACGATGGGCAGTGTGGCCGGTGCCACGAACGCCTTCGCGGACCTCGACGCCCAGTGGGGCGAGACGAGCTGGGACGAGATCGCACAGCGCGACCCCGACGTCATCGTGGTCGCGGACCTGACCCGCGGGCTGCCCGGTGACAGTGCCGACGACAAGATCGACCAGCTCCGCTCGGACGCCGTGACGAAGGGGTTGCGGGCGGTGCAGGACGACCACCTCGTCCCCGTCCCCGCGACCGAGCTCGACCCCTCGGTCCGGAGCATCGACGCGCTCGAGACCGTCTCCACCGCCCTGACCGAGTACTCGGAGGAACGACGATGA
- a CDS encoding pentapeptide repeat-containing protein, whose translation MARKSGVSAPRITLTEPTDLEPWSPGPGDVLTGDRIDGKHIELLDVVGERLPDLELEECVVGTLRADGADLRGFRVHDTVIEVLDAPVLRAQSGAWREVRVAGGRIGSAELYDGSFSAVEFVGMKLGFVNLRASVLTDVVFRDCVIDEIDIADARLLRVAFPGSSIREVAGAAARIEDVDLRGADLDRVERLDGLRGATIGGEQLYTLAPLLAAQAGYRVE comes from the coding sequence ATGGCACGGAAGTCCGGCGTCTCGGCGCCCCGCATCACCCTGACCGAACCGACCGACCTCGAACCGTGGTCGCCCGGCCCGGGGGACGTGCTCACCGGCGACCGCATCGACGGCAAGCACATCGAGCTGCTCGACGTGGTGGGCGAGCGGCTGCCCGACCTCGAGCTCGAGGAGTGCGTGGTCGGGACCCTGCGCGCCGACGGCGCCGACCTCCGCGGGTTCCGAGTCCACGACACCGTCATCGAGGTCCTCGACGCCCCCGTGCTCCGGGCGCAGAGCGGTGCCTGGCGGGAGGTCCGGGTGGCCGGGGGGCGCATCGGGTCGGCGGAGTTGTACGACGGCTCGTTCAGCGCGGTGGAGTTCGTCGGCATGAAGCTCGGGTTCGTGAACCTCCGGGCATCGGTCCTCACGGACGTGGTGTTCCGCGACTGCGTCATCGACGAGATCGACATCGCCGACGCCCGACTGCTGCGGGTCGCCTTCCCCGGCAGCTCGATCCGGGAGGTCGCCGGCGCGGCCGCGCGCATCGAGGACGTCGACCTCCGCGGCGCCGACCTCGACCGGGTGGAGCGACTCGACGGGCTGCGCGGTGCGACGATCGGCGGCGAGCAGCTGTACACGCTCGCGCCGCTGCTCGCCGCCCAGGCCGGGTACCGGGTCGAGTGA
- a CDS encoding NAD(P)/FAD-dependent oxidoreductase translates to MSPARDVIVVGGGAAGLSAALILGRSRRSVLVVDAGEPRNAPAEGVHNYLGQEGASPFDLVRTGRAEVARYGVTVTDGRVVSASAAPVTDGDPLGFHLTLDSGEVVSARRVVIAGGGVDVLPDVPGLAEHWGRGVVHCPFCHGWEVRDRRIGVLVATPAGAHQVQMFRALSDDVTAFVADPALLDDTVLAGFTARGVKVVHSTIARVLSEGDTLTGVELPDGTVVGLDALAAASRLEARVDWAVGLGLTPVDQEANGTRFGRVLAVDGLGKTDVAGVYAAGNVANAMLTVIGSAAARGGAGRRSGRRCQHAVDDQVLRRPTGLPADAPAVGRPGQEARVVVRRTRVLDPRTPDPVVERTTVGEVHVPPAVAARSDRERPPHRGRTGAGHHRAGLVPVHGPVVVDAQHGRTRHRAGHVGEPVVHRAAQVPPPEQVGGQQEGRRR, encoded by the coding sequence ATGTCCCCAGCACGAGACGTCATCGTCGTCGGCGGCGGTGCCGCCGGCCTGTCCGCAGCCCTCATCCTCGGTCGTTCGCGCCGGTCCGTCCTCGTCGTCGACGCGGGCGAACCGCGGAACGCGCCGGCCGAGGGCGTCCACAACTACCTGGGCCAGGAGGGCGCGAGCCCCTTCGACCTCGTCCGCACCGGCCGTGCGGAGGTGGCCCGGTACGGGGTCACCGTCACCGACGGGAGGGTGGTGTCCGCGTCCGCCGCACCCGTCACCGACGGCGATCCGCTCGGCTTCCACCTCACGCTCGACTCGGGCGAGGTCGTCTCGGCGCGCCGTGTCGTCATCGCCGGCGGTGGCGTCGACGTCCTGCCGGACGTCCCCGGCCTCGCCGAGCACTGGGGTCGCGGGGTCGTGCACTGCCCGTTCTGCCACGGGTGGGAGGTCCGCGACCGGCGGATCGGCGTCCTCGTGGCCACACCCGCGGGCGCCCACCAGGTGCAGATGTTCCGGGCGCTCAGCGACGACGTCACGGCGTTCGTGGCCGATCCGGCACTCCTCGACGACACTGTCCTCGCCGGTTTCACGGCCCGCGGCGTCAAGGTGGTCCACTCCACGATCGCACGCGTGCTGTCCGAGGGTGACACCCTGACCGGGGTGGAGCTGCCCGACGGGACGGTCGTCGGGCTCGACGCCCTGGCCGCCGCCAGCCGCCTCGAGGCCCGGGTCGACTGGGCCGTCGGCCTCGGCCTGACGCCTGTCGACCAGGAGGCGAACGGGACCCGCTTCGGCCGGGTGCTCGCGGTCGACGGCCTCGGGAAGACCGACGTGGCCGGGGTGTACGCCGCGGGCAACGTGGCGAACGCGATGCTGACGGTCATCGGCTCGGCGGCGGCGCGGGGCGGGGCGGGGCGACGGTCAGGCCGACGGTGTCAGCACGCTGTCGATGACCAGGTCCTTCGCCGGCCCACGGGCCTCCCAGCGGACGCGCCAGCCGTCGGACGTCCCGGTCAGGAGGCCCGTGTAGTCGTCCGGCGCACACGCGTGCTCGACCCGCGCACCCCAGACCCAGTCGTGGAACGGACGACCGTCGGCGAAGTGCACGTGCCACCCGCCGTCGCGGCCCGGTCGGACCGCGAGCGTCCGCCACACCGGGGTCGAACGGGCGCCGGACACCATCGTGCCGGTCTCGTGCCAGTGCACGGACCCGTCGTCGTCGACGCGCAACACGGTCGAACCCGTCACCGTGCCGGTCACGTCGGCGAGCCGGTCGTGCACCGTGCGGCGCAGGTCCCACCGCCCGAGCAGGTCGGTGGGCAGCAGGAGGGTCGTCGGCGGTGA
- a CDS encoding XRE family transcriptional regulator: MTRGREANPTEPTTADVVDAVGPRLRALRALRGTTLAALAERTGISVSTLSRLESGRRKPTLELLLPLARAHQVPLDDLVGAPATGDPRVHLKPERRGGRVVIPLTRRTGGVRSFKQLIAPHDHGTDTTLKTHEGYEWLYVLSGRLRLVLGNEVFDLGPGEVVEFDTHTPHWVGNVSDQVTEILCLYGPQGERAHVRSKPAARPD; this comes from the coding sequence ATGACACGCGGACGGGAGGCCAACCCCACCGAGCCGACGACGGCTGACGTCGTCGACGCGGTCGGCCCACGCCTCCGGGCGCTCCGGGCGCTCCGGGGCACCACGCTCGCCGCGCTCGCGGAACGCACCGGGATCTCGGTGAGCACGCTCTCGCGGTTGGAGTCCGGGCGGCGGAAGCCGACGCTCGAGCTGCTGCTGCCGCTGGCCCGGGCCCACCAGGTGCCGCTCGACGACCTCGTCGGCGCTCCGGCGACGGGGGATCCACGCGTGCACCTCAAGCCCGAGCGGCGCGGCGGCCGCGTGGTCATCCCGCTGACCAGGCGGACCGGGGGTGTGCGGTCCTTCAAGCAGCTCATCGCGCCGCACGACCACGGCACGGACACCACCCTCAAGACGCACGAGGGGTACGAGTGGCTCTACGTGCTGTCCGGTCGGCTCCGACTGGTCCTCGGGAACGAGGTGTTCGACCTCGGCCCGGGAGAGGTCGTCGAGTTCGACACCCACACGCCGCACTGGGTCGGCAACGTGAGCGACCAGGTCACCGAGATCCTGTGCCTGTACGGGCCGCAGGGTGAGCGGGCGCACGTCCGGTCGAAGCCGGCGGCGCGGCCGGACTGA
- the xylB gene encoding xylulokinase: MAEFASSATDPGDDVLVAGVDSSTQSCKVVIRRATTGEVVRSGRASHPDGTEVDPAAWWTALGTAVADAGGLDDVAAIGIGGQQHGMVVLDADGRVIRPALLWNDVRSAAAAAAMVEELGREAWVARTGLVPVASFTATKLRWLRDAEPDNAARVAAVALPHDWLSWRLRGYGPADESPLGPDLDALATDGSDASGTAYWDPARREYDPELFELALGRPLRGAETGDDGDAVVVPRVVAPSEAIGMLEQAIELPGGATAPAGLVVAPGAGDNAGAALGLGLAAGDVAVSLGTSGTVFGVTDTAIEDPSGTVAGFADATGSRLPIVTTLNAARVLEVIGGLLGVDHAELGRLALQAPAGADGLVLVPYFVGERTPNRPDATASLLGMTPGTTDRAHLARAAVEGMLCALADGLAAVERTGVTVERLLLIGGAAQNEAVRAVAAQVFGREVLVPEPGEYVAAGAARQAAWVLTGDLPGWTVPTTSIPADPHPEVLERYRAAVG; encoded by the coding sequence GTGGCTGAGTTCGCCTCCAGCGCGACCGACCCCGGTGACGACGTGCTCGTCGCCGGGGTCGACTCGTCCACGCAGTCCTGCAAGGTCGTCATCCGTCGTGCCACGACGGGCGAGGTCGTCCGTTCCGGCCGGGCCTCGCACCCCGACGGCACCGAGGTCGACCCCGCAGCGTGGTGGACGGCCCTCGGCACCGCGGTCGCCGACGCCGGCGGCCTCGACGACGTGGCCGCGATCGGCATCGGCGGGCAGCAGCACGGCATGGTCGTGCTCGACGCCGACGGTCGCGTGATCCGCCCGGCCCTGCTGTGGAACGACGTCCGCAGTGCGGCCGCCGCCGCCGCCATGGTCGAGGAACTCGGCCGGGAGGCGTGGGTCGCCCGGACGGGTCTGGTCCCGGTGGCCTCGTTCACCGCCACGAAGCTGCGCTGGCTCCGTGACGCGGAACCCGACAACGCGGCCCGGGTCGCGGCCGTCGCGCTGCCCCACGACTGGCTGTCCTGGCGCCTCCGCGGCTACGGACCGGCGGACGAGAGCCCGCTCGGCCCCGACCTGGACGCCCTGGCCACCGACGGCTCGGACGCCAGCGGCACCGCCTACTGGGACCCCGCACGCCGCGAGTACGACCCGGAGCTGTTCGAGCTCGCCCTGGGCCGTCCGCTGCGCGGTGCGGAGACCGGTGACGACGGCGACGCGGTCGTCGTGCCGCGGGTCGTCGCCCCGTCCGAGGCAATCGGCATGCTCGAGCAGGCGATCGAGCTCCCGGGTGGCGCCACCGCTCCGGCGGGACTCGTCGTCGCACCCGGCGCCGGGGACAACGCCGGAGCCGCGCTCGGCCTGGGGCTGGCCGCGGGTGACGTCGCGGTGTCGCTCGGCACGAGCGGCACCGTGTTCGGTGTGACCGACACCGCGATCGAGGACCCGTCCGGCACGGTCGCCGGGTTCGCGGACGCGACGGGTTCGCGGCTGCCGATCGTCACGACGCTCAACGCGGCACGGGTGCTCGAGGTGATCGGCGGCCTGCTCGGCGTCGACCACGCCGAACTCGGGCGGCTCGCGCTCCAGGCGCCCGCCGGTGCCGACGGGCTCGTCCTCGTGCCGTACTTCGTCGGCGAGCGGACCCCGAACCGTCCCGACGCCACCGCCTCGCTGCTCGGGATGACCCCGGGGACGACGGACCGGGCGCACCTGGCGCGTGCCGCGGTCGAGGGCATGCTCTGCGCCCTCGCCGACGGCCTGGCCGCGGTCGAGCGCACGGGCGTCACGGTCGAGCGGTTGCTGCTCATCGGTGGCGCCGCACAGAACGAGGCCGTCCGGGCCGTCGCCGCGCAGGTCTTCGGCCGCGAGGTCCTCGTGCCGGAACCGGGCGAGTACGTCGCCGCCGGCGCTGCCCGACAGGCCGCGTGGGTCCTCACCGGGGACCTGCCCGGCTGGACGGTGCCGACGACGTCGATCCCGGCGGACCCGCACCCCGAGGTGCTCGAGCGCTACCGGGCCGCCGTCGGCTGA
- the xylA gene encoding xylose isomerase encodes MAVQPTRDDKFSFGLWTVGYNGTDPFGGPTRPQLDVVEAVEKLDELGAYGLTFHDDDLFAFGSTDAERQTQIDRLKGALESTGLVVPMVTTNLFSAPVFKDGGFTSNDREVRRFALRKVLRNIDLAAELGAETFVMWGGREGAEYDAAKDVQAALERYREAVNLLAQYVTDKGYGLKFAIEPKPNEPRGDILLPTLGHAIAFIDTLERPELFGVNPEVGHEQMAGLNFTAGIAQALYSGKLFHIDLNGQRGIKYDQDLVFGHGDLQNAFSLVDLLEHGAPQGGRAYDGPRHFDYKPSRTEDITGVWESAAANMRMYLLLKERAQAFRADPEVQAALEASKVAELSQPTLNAGESYDDFLADASAYEDFDADAYLGGKGFGFVKLQQLAVEHLMGARG; translated from the coding sequence ATGGCAGTGCAGCCCACCCGCGACGACAAGTTCTCCTTCGGTCTCTGGACCGTCGGCTACAACGGCACCGACCCCTTCGGCGGCCCGACCCGCCCCCAGCTCGACGTGGTCGAGGCGGTCGAGAAGCTCGACGAGCTCGGCGCCTACGGCCTCACCTTCCACGACGACGACCTCTTCGCGTTCGGTTCGACCGACGCCGAGCGCCAGACGCAGATCGACCGCCTCAAGGGCGCCCTCGAGTCGACCGGCCTCGTCGTCCCGATGGTGACGACGAACCTCTTCTCCGCCCCGGTCTTCAAGGACGGCGGCTTCACCTCGAACGACCGCGAGGTCCGCCGCTTCGCCCTCCGCAAGGTGCTCCGCAACATCGACCTCGCCGCCGAGCTCGGCGCCGAGACGTTCGTCATGTGGGGTGGCCGCGAGGGCGCCGAGTACGACGCCGCCAAGGACGTCCAGGCCGCGCTCGAGCGCTACCGCGAAGCCGTCAACCTCCTCGCCCAGTACGTCACCGACAAGGGCTACGGCCTGAAGTTCGCGATCGAGCCGAAGCCGAACGAGCCCCGCGGCGACATCCTGCTCCCGACGCTCGGTCACGCCATCGCGTTCATCGACACCCTCGAGCGCCCCGAGCTGTTCGGTGTGAACCCCGAGGTCGGCCACGAGCAGATGGCGGGCCTCAACTTCACCGCCGGCATCGCCCAGGCGCTGTACTCGGGCAAGCTCTTCCACATCGACCTCAACGGTCAGCGCGGCATCAAGTACGACCAGGACCTCGTCTTCGGTCACGGCGACCTGCAGAACGCGTTCTCGCTCGTCGACCTGCTCGAGCACGGCGCCCCGCAGGGTGGCCGCGCGTACGACGGCCCGCGTCACTTCGACTACAAGCCGTCCCGCACCGAGGACATCACCGGCGTGTGGGAGTCGGCCGCCGCGAACATGCGCATGTACCTGCTCCTCAAGGAGCGTGCGCAGGCGTTCCGTGCCGACCCCGAGGTGCAGGCCGCACTCGAGGCCTCGAAGGTCGCCGAGCTCTCGCAGCCGACGCTGAACGCGGGCGAGTCGTACGACGACTTCCTCGCCGACGCTTCCGCGTACGAGGACTTCGACGCCGACGCGTACCTCGGCGGCAAGGGCTTCGGTTTCGTCAAGCTCCAGCAGCTGGCCGTCGAGCACCTGATGGGTGCTCGTGGCTGA
- a CDS encoding TetR family transcriptional regulator C-terminal domain-containing protein, translated as MTTDARSADTDTDTGTGTGTGTGTETVGADTVPETELDRAETELDSQAELDSETGADTAGDELLEHARLRKHIAEAAIDLIRTGDTLTPTGDAVAAAADVDPDLLQQHFPTWESLVAVAVMHWHETRLAPLLEDAVDVGAVAFLGGLIEANLADPRMMRLLVSTLTAGTDVSNPVGPFYRNQYEGFHRTVRRLLEHDVATGREPAALDPKRAAVQLLALYEGLQLQALLRDGIDVLAAFRESTSLLRRGWTAGPAVRQEAADGVYDL; from the coding sequence ATGACCACCGATGCCCGCTCCGCCGACACCGACACCGACACCGGGACGGGGACCGGTACCGGTACCGGTACCGAGACCGTCGGGGCCGACACGGTGCCCGAGACCGAGCTCGACCGGGCTGAGACCGAGCTCGACAGCCAGGCGGAACTCGACAGCGAGACCGGCGCCGACACGGCCGGCGACGAACTCCTCGAGCACGCGCGCCTACGCAAGCACATCGCCGAGGCCGCCATCGACCTCATCCGCACCGGCGACACCCTGACGCCCACCGGTGACGCGGTGGCAGCGGCGGCGGACGTCGACCCGGACCTGCTGCAGCAGCACTTCCCGACCTGGGAGAGCCTGGTCGCGGTCGCGGTGATGCACTGGCACGAGACCCGCTTGGCGCCCCTGCTCGAGGACGCGGTCGACGTCGGCGCGGTCGCGTTCCTCGGCGGGCTCATCGAGGCGAACCTCGCCGACCCCCGGATGATGCGGCTGCTGGTCAGCACGTTGACGGCGGGCACGGACGTGTCGAACCCGGTGGGGCCGTTCTACCGGAACCAGTACGAGGGCTTCCACCGCACGGTCCGTCGCCTGCTCGAGCACGACGTGGCGACGGGGCGTGAACCGGCGGCGCTCGACCCGAAGCGGGCGGCGGTCCAGCTCCTCGCCCTGTACGAGGGGCTGCAGCTGCAGGCCCTGCTGCGGGACGGCATCGACGTCCTGGCCGCCTTCCGCGAGTCGACGTCGTTGCTCCGGCGTGGCTGGACGGCCGGGCCGGCCGTCCGACAGGAGGCCGCCGACGGCGTCTACGACCTCTGA
- a CDS encoding GrpB family protein: MSIGAADRSGSRPTLDAIARQASVSLATVSKVLNGRPGVSDPTRERVEHLLAASGYAQRGRPPEPGSLVELVVEDLASEWSIEIVRGVEQVVREHGYALSLSALGPDHAVGADWIAGVLHRRPVAVVLQFSALTAGRRDQLRARGIPFTVVDPVGDPPADVPVVGATNTAGGAAATQHLLDLGHRRIAAIAGPLEMRCAADRLAGHRAALAAAGLEARTGSAGTAAVAGRTAGHVVVADFSRADGERAARVLLATEPRPTAIVTGNDLQALGVLDAARASGLRVPEDLSVVGFDDVAPARWARPALTTIRQPLQEMAQRATRMALRQHAGGGTGPAADDGPVRVELATSLVVRDSTAAPGPGTRVEPPVRPDVTTVEIVGGPEALRVGLHDPDPRWAETFRAHRRRISAALGSSAVQIEHIGSTSVPGLAAKPIVDLVVVVPDVTDEAAYLEPLLATGYELRVREPGHRLVRTPERDVHVHVYERGAPAVHDYLLLRDRLRVDADDRALYERTKRALLSERWDDMNDYADAKTDVIREVMARARAARAAQVV, encoded by the coding sequence ATGAGCATCGGCGCTGCGGACCGGTCCGGCTCCCGGCCGACCCTCGACGCGATCGCCCGGCAGGCATCGGTCTCCCTCGCCACCGTGTCGAAGGTCCTGAACGGCCGCCCCGGTGTGTCCGACCCCACCCGCGAGCGCGTCGAACACCTGCTCGCCGCCTCCGGCTACGCCCAGCGCGGCCGTCCGCCCGAGCCGGGCTCCCTCGTCGAGCTCGTCGTCGAGGACCTGGCCAGCGAGTGGTCGATCGAGATCGTCCGCGGTGTCGAGCAGGTCGTGCGGGAGCACGGGTACGCGCTGTCCCTCTCCGCACTCGGCCCCGACCACGCCGTCGGTGCTGACTGGATCGCCGGTGTGCTGCACCGACGCCCGGTCGCGGTGGTCCTGCAGTTCTCCGCCCTCACCGCGGGCCGGCGCGACCAGCTCCGCGCACGCGGCATCCCCTTCACCGTCGTCGACCCGGTCGGCGATCCCCCGGCGGACGTCCCGGTGGTCGGTGCGACGAACACCGCCGGGGGAGCCGCCGCGACGCAGCACCTGCTCGACCTCGGGCACCGCAGGATCGCCGCGATCGCCGGGCCCCTCGAGATGCGCTGCGCCGCGGACCGGCTCGCCGGACACCGCGCGGCGCTCGCCGCGGCCGGCCTGGAGGCCCGGACCGGCTCCGCCGGGACGGCCGCGGTGGCGGGTCGGACGGCCGGGCACGTCGTCGTCGCCGACTTCAGCCGCGCGGACGGCGAGCGCGCGGCCCGTGTGCTCCTCGCGACCGAGCCCCGTCCGACCGCGATCGTCACGGGCAACGACCTGCAGGCCCTCGGGGTGCTCGACGCCGCACGGGCGTCCGGTCTCCGGGTGCCCGAGGACCTGTCGGTCGTCGGGTTCGACGACGTGGCACCGGCCCGGTGGGCCCGTCCGGCGTTGACGACGATCCGGCAGCCCCTGCAGGAGATGGCCCAGCGGGCGACGCGGATGGCGCTCCGTCAGCACGCCGGTGGCGGGACCGGACCAGCGGCGGACGACGGGCCGGTCCGGGTCGAACTCGCGACGTCGCTCGTGGTCCGCGACTCCACGGCCGCACCCGGTCCCGGGACGCGGGTCGAGCCTCCCGTCCGGCCGGACGTCACGACGGTCGAGATCGTCGGCGGGCCGGAGGCGCTGCGGGTCGGACTGCACGACCCTGATCCCAGGTGGGCGGAGACGTTCCGGGCACACCGACGACGGATCAGCGCCGCACTCGGGTCGTCCGCCGTGCAGATCGAGCACATCGGGTCGACCTCGGTGCCCGGGCTCGCCGCCAAGCCGATCGTCGACCTGGTCGTCGTCGTGCCCGACGTCACCGACGAGGCCGCGTACCTCGAGCCGCTCCTGGCCACCGGCTACGAGCTCCGGGTGCGTGAACCGGGCCACCGTCTGGTGCGGACCCCGGAACGCGACGTCCACGTGCACGTCTACGAGCGCGGTGCGCCCGCGGTCCACGACTACCTGCTGCTCCGCGACCGTCTCCGCGTCGACGCCGACGACCGGGCACTGTACGAGCGGACGAAGCGGGCGCTCCTCAGCGAGCGGTGGGACGACATGAACGACTACGCGGACGCGAAGACGGACGTGATCCGCGAGGTGATGGCCCGCGCGCGGGCCGCGCGGGCGGCGCAGGTCGTCTGA